A window of Babesia microti strain RI chromosome III, complete genome contains these coding sequences:
- a CDS encoding Zinc finger A20 and AN1 domain-containing stress-associated protein 7 (overlaps_old_locusTagID:BBM_III00375): MEKTELGECNSNQAALPCANNCGFYGSPANLNFCSKCYQEHLKSNPSTAAASANGTASGGVTGANGLAGMEDLKAKGPVEPFKENFTTLGPKRLVASVGDSTDCDKVTPLTGPYVVADTADNDDGIKQRDTTRCWDCNARVGLLGFKCRCGFTYCKKHRQTEAHGCTFDFFTFHQEQLKRSNQKVVADKLERI; this comes from the coding sequence ATGGAAAAGACAGAGTTGGGCGAGTGTAACAGCAACCAAGCGGCCCTGCCCTGTGCCAATAACTGTGGATTTTACGGCTCCCCCGCTAACCTCAACTTCTGCTCCAAATGTTACCAAGAACATCTCAAATCCAACCCATCCACCGCCGCGGCCAGTGCCAACGGCACAGCTAGTGGCGGTGTCACTGGCGCCAATGGCTTAGCAGGTATGGAGGATCTCAAAGCCAAAGGCCCTGTAGAGCCTTTCAAGGAAAATTTTACCACCTTAGGGCCAAAGCGCTTAGTCGCCAGCGTTGGTGATAGTACTGATTGTGATAAAGTTACGCCATTGACCGGCCCTTACGTAGTCGCCGATACCGCTGACAATGATGACGGAATAAAACAAAGGGATACGACTAGATGCTGGGATTGTAATGCTAGAGTTGGATTGCTGGGCTTCAAGTGCCGATGTGGCTTCACATACTGCAAGAAACACAGACAGACAGAGGCTCACGGCTGCACCTTTGACTTTTTCACTTTTCACCAGGAACAACTCAAGAGGTCAAATCAAAAGGTCGTTGCTGACAAGCTCGAAAGAATCTAA
- a CDS encoding DNA/RNA-binding protein Alba 1 (ALBA1) (overlaps_old_locusTagID:BBM_III00380), producing the protein MSAEILQPKEIQITASGRLPNYLRYATKLLVKDGLSTIIIKGAGKAIIMVLMVVESLKFNIEGLYQISKIGSIKIENPDNEYERYVSSLEVTLSKNKLDENDPGFQSPVPPESKTKIIFKTKRTQQNTTKNQIQGQ; encoded by the exons ATGAGTGCTGAAATTTTGCAGCCCAAGGAGATACAGATCACTGCATCTG GCCGCCTCCCTAACTACCTTCGCTATGCCACCAAACTTTTGGTTAAGGATGGATTATCTACAATCATCATCAAGGGCGCCGGCAAAGCCATCATCATGGTGTTGATGGTGGTGGAATCActcaaattcaatattgaAGGTCTATATCAGATCTCCAAGATCGGCAGCATTAAGATTGAAAACCCAGATAATGAGTATGAACGCTACGTTTCCTCCCTAGAAGTAACACTCTCCAAGAACAAGCTGGATGAAAACGATCCTGGCTTCCAATCCCCCGTCCCCCCCGAGTCTAAGACAAAAATCATATTCAAGACCAAAAGAACACAACAAAACACaacaaaaaatcaaatacaAGGACAATAA
- a CDS encoding pantetheine-phosphate adenylyltransferase (overlaps_old_locusTagID:BBM_III00385), translated as MAKSELYDFAVEAGQSTDDEGGEIDVDEGVLGGIDAKCDNGIVSYKCSHLCMQYIRSIVSKLVSPAYNHNSFHLRLRNPSSLHDIRLQGLVKSLYDELSASRFEKLKHGFQVLPHISCPSTFNTGASETDEECGRIPHIMAEIGYANRLENVMFGGTFDRLHYGHKYTILCSFMMAKSHLYLGISKSHQLTADKLYGHLIQPYHERLYNIQKYITDISDLTSTPVKISVFDHYVEPQQLTPRVGQLQIVIFPILSPIFPAEIANSEFVLVVTEDTFKGGRAVNDARKRRGLLPWPLVQLPLVGIPVISSTKLRAPEAVHSI; from the coding sequence ATGGCTAAAAGTGAACTATATGACTTTGCAGTTGAAGCTGGGCAGTCGACTGATGATGAGGGAGGTGAGATAGATGTGGATGAGGGCGTGTTAGGTGGAATAGACGCTAAGTGTGACAATGGAATTGTCAGTTACAAATGCAGTCATTTATGCATGCAATATATAAGGTCCATAGTAAGCAAGTTAGTTAGTCCCGCCTATAATCACAACTCATTCCATCTTCGGCTCCGCAACCCCTCTTCACTGCATGACATTCGGCTCCAAGGCCTTGTAAAATCGCTATACGATGAGCTATCTGCCTCTAGGTTTGAAAAACTCAAGCATGGGTTTCAGGTTCTCCCGCACATTTCATGCCCTAGCACTTTTAATACAGGAGCCAGCGAAACTGACGAGGAATGTGGTAGAATACCGCATATTATGGCAGAAATTGGATATGCCAATAGATTGGAAAATGTCATGTTTGGTGGGACCTTCGACAGATTGCATTATGGGCACAAATATACGATTTTATGCTCGTTCATGATGGCCAAATCGCACTTGTATTTGGGAATCAGTAAATCACACCAACTCACCGCTGATAAGTTGTATGGTCATTTAATTCAACCATATCACGAACGGCtctataatatacaaaagtATATCACTGATATTTCGGACCTCACCAGTACGCCTGTTAAAATCAGCGTATTTGACCATTATGTAGAGCCACAGCAGTTAACCCCTAGAGTAGGTCAGCTgcaaattgtaattttccCCATTTTGTCGCCTATATTCCCTGCGGAAATCGCAAACTCTGAGTTTGTCCTCGTGGTCACTGAGGATACGTTCAAAGGCGGAAGGGCCGTCAACGACGCCAGGAAGCGGCGCGGTTTGCTCCCTTGGCCATTGGTTCAATTGCCTCTGGTTGGAATCCCAGTGATTTCAAGCACCAAACTTAGAGCCCCTGAAGCTGTGCATTCCATCTAG